A region of Fibrobacter sp. UWP2 DNA encodes the following proteins:
- a CDS encoding glycoside hydrolase family 5 protein has translation MNAKMMFGFACSFGLVAATAAFALPKSSELVESMGMGYNIGNTMEVPENPTGWGNPLPTAGYIKAIKAAGFNTVRIPCAWYSHSDALAKDIAANGGTADNSTYKHVGKDASFTTPTIDAAWLAQVKDVVDMIIAEGMYVVLNSHWDEGWLEDRVYDGTANPRSGSGDIANSSATTKARQAAYWKQIATYFKDYDEHLLFAGANEPGVNDPWNGTQWEFDNTRMQVLKGYYDAFITSVRSAGGNNATRTLIVQAPRTEMDMASMLNQNWPTDPAGAGYMMAEVHYYPYQYSLMTKDEDWGTQFYYYTGLESTTDKTHNMGWNVYTNSIDNSALGTPNQIKSAFGELKTMFCDKGIPVIIGELGAIKRTGQITDAANLKLHLQGRALFYGEVAKNAKANGIIPYVWDTGAEDDGNMTIITRQKGTYSILDPDVLNALQKAYGQEGNNQSNLDSLVNENEVPETGSGKGVQVTYQTVTSDSSEVGTVRVNLSGANKDLSKYVGIEVRLKGSVASAGPCTGTSDGCGGYGWTSMDLFMMTGSSWAWFDAPVMEQADQELTGSFQTFQVKWEDFRNEPTDLNEANAIGLNLYGTQVTGTITFDYIKGIKADGSTEIIDDFDKKSDLTGTATGKVVALSGTDAIKPAVAASKLHLSVNGGSIAATFNATKAGRASVMLMNSLGQVVVQQNFDAIRGVNTVELSTGFRGAAFLVIRQGSQKFMHKVNLK, from the coding sequence ATGAACGCAAAAATGATGTTTGGATTCGCATGTAGCTTCGGCCTCGTGGCCGCCACCGCCGCATTCGCCCTCCCTAAGTCCAGCGAACTCGTCGAGAGCATGGGCATGGGCTACAACATCGGCAACACCATGGAAGTGCCCGAAAACCCGACCGGATGGGGCAACCCGCTTCCGACCGCCGGCTACATCAAGGCCATCAAGGCAGCCGGCTTCAACACCGTGCGTATCCCCTGCGCCTGGTATTCACATTCCGACGCCCTCGCCAAGGATATCGCTGCTAACGGCGGCACCGCTGACAACTCCACCTACAAGCACGTAGGCAAGGACGCCTCGTTTACCACCCCGACCATTGACGCCGCTTGGCTCGCCCAGGTCAAGGACGTGGTGGACATGATCATCGCCGAAGGCATGTACGTGGTGCTGAACTCGCACTGGGACGAAGGCTGGCTCGAAGACCGCGTTTACGACGGCACCGCCAATCCGCGCAGCGGTTCCGGTGATATTGCCAACAGTTCTGCCACCACCAAGGCCCGCCAGGCCGCCTACTGGAAGCAGATTGCAACCTACTTCAAGGACTACGACGAGCACCTCCTCTTTGCAGGCGCCAACGAACCGGGCGTGAACGACCCGTGGAACGGTACCCAGTGGGAATTTGACAACACCCGTATGCAGGTTTTGAAGGGCTACTACGACGCCTTCATCACCTCCGTGCGTAGCGCCGGCGGCAACAATGCCACCCGCACCCTCATTGTGCAGGCCCCGCGTACCGAAATGGACATGGCCTCCATGCTGAACCAGAACTGGCCCACCGACCCGGCAGGCGCCGGCTACATGATGGCCGAAGTGCACTACTACCCGTACCAGTATTCCCTCATGACCAAGGACGAAGATTGGGGCACACAGTTCTACTACTACACCGGTCTCGAAAGCACCACCGACAAGACTCACAACATGGGCTGGAACGTGTACACCAACAGCATCGACAACAGCGCCCTCGGTACTCCGAACCAGATCAAGAGCGCTTTCGGTGAACTCAAGACCATGTTCTGCGACAAGGGCATTCCCGTGATTATCGGCGAACTCGGTGCCATCAAGCGCACCGGCCAGATTACCGACGCCGCAAACCTCAAGCTCCACCTGCAGGGCCGCGCCCTCTTCTACGGTGAAGTCGCCAAGAACGCGAAGGCCAACGGCATTATCCCCTACGTCTGGGATACCGGTGCCGAAGACGACGGCAATATGACCATCATTACCCGCCAGAAGGGCACCTACAGCATTCTCGACCCGGATGTTCTGAATGCTCTCCAGAAGGCCTACGGCCAGGAAGGCAACAACCAGAGCAACCTTGACAGCCTGGTGAACGAAAACGAAGTCCCCGAAACCGGAAGCGGCAAGGGCGTGCAGGTGACTTACCAGACAGTAACTTCCGACTCCAGCGAAGTGGGCACGGTCCGCGTCAACCTCAGCGGCGCAAACAAGGATCTCTCCAAGTACGTCGGCATCGAAGTCCGCCTGAAAGGTTCCGTCGCCTCTGCAGGACCCTGCACCGGAACAAGTGACGGCTGCGGCGGTTACGGCTGGACCTCCATGGACCTCTTCATGATGACCGGCAGCAGCTGGGCTTGGTTCGACGCCCCCGTTATGGAGCAGGCCGACCAGGAACTCACCGGCTCCTTCCAGACTTTCCAAGTCAAGTGGGAAGATTTCCGCAACGAACCCACGGATCTCAACGAAGCAAACGCCATCGGTCTGAACCTCTACGGCACGCAGGTCACAGGCACTATCACCTTTGACTACATCAAGGGCATCAAGGCCGACGGTTCCACCGAAATCATCGACGACTTCGATAAAAAGTCTGACCTCACAGGCACCGCCACCGGCAAGGTCGTCGCACTCAGCGGTACGGACGCCATCAAGCCGGCAGTCGCCGCGAGCAAGCTCCACCTGAGCGTCAACGGCGGCTCCATCGCCGCCACGTTCAACGCCACCAAGGCCGGCCGTGCCAGCGTCATGCTCATGAACAGCCTCGGCCAGGTAGTGGTCCAGCAGAACTTCGACGCAATCCGCGGCGTCAACACCGTCGAACTCTCCACCGGGTTCCGCGGCGCCGCCTTCCTGGTGATCCGCCAGGGCTCCCAGAAGTTCATGCACAAGGTGAACCTCAAGTAA
- a CDS encoding T9SS type A sorting domain-containing protein, whose amino-acid sequence MNAKMMFGFACSFGLVAATAAFALPKSSELVESMGMGNESDSGYDNMAYIRRQSSPVGKVLETDVINAMRSVYNLGNYVNTGATHVEDFITGGGTEPASSSSVPASSSSMVVPPSSSSGIAPVSSSSAIAPVSSSNIAPTSSSFTDPCDAMIPECGYMGFVDVVKNGLDAAITREGNLLRGNAASGIELFDMQGNLVRKVNAAGGTTATTMSLEGLHQGLYIAKSGKNRIKIAVK is encoded by the coding sequence ATGAACGCAAAAATGATGTTTGGATTCGCATGTAGCTTCGGCCTCGTGGCCGCCACCGCCGCATTCGCCCTCCCTAAGTCCAGCGAACTCGTCGAGAGCATGGGCATGGGCAACGAGAGCGATTCCGGCTACGACAACATGGCATACATTCGCCGCCAGAGTTCCCCCGTGGGCAAGGTTCTCGAGACCGACGTCATCAATGCGATGCGCAGCGTGTACAACCTCGGCAACTACGTGAACACGGGCGCGACGCACGTGGAAGATTTTATCACGGGCGGAGGAACGGAGCCGGCATCGAGCAGCAGCGTGCCAGCATCGAGCAGCAGCATGGTCGTTCCGCCGTCTAGCAGTTCCGGAATCGCTCCTGTATCTAGCAGTTCCGCAATTGCGCCGGTATCGAGCAGCAATATTGCGCCGACCTCAAGTTCCTTTACAGACCCTTGCGATGCCATGATTCCGGAATGCGGCTACATGGGTTTCGTGGACGTGGTCAAAAACGGCCTTGACGCCGCCATCACCCGCGAAGGGAACCTGCTCAGGGGCAACGCGGCAAGCGGCATCGAACTCTTTGACATGCAGGGCAACCTGGTTCGCAAGGTGAACGCTGCCGGCGGCACAACCGCCACCACCATGAGCCTCGAAGGACTGCATCAGGGCCTCTACATCGCCAAAAGCGGCAAAAACCGTATAAAAATAGCTGTAAAGTAA
- a CDS encoding glycoside hydrolase family 5 protein, with the protein MKRFGLILGIAATVITANAATLPTAAELQKNMGMGFNIGNSMEVPNNPTLWGNPFPTQALLDSVKAAGFNTVRIPCAWDSHTNGGKVTETWLDSVKTVVDYAMRAGLYTILNIHHEGEGGWFQTNIGTSVNSTVDNKMKTYWTQIANKFKNYNERLIFAGANEPGPNVDPWTAQHVSTLMHYYQTFIDAVRATGGNNATRTLIIQGLNTDIDKSVANAPVSTFPKDKVTGYLMFEVHYYDPYQYTLMTKEDTWGDKQVFPQYYYGDYQKSSEPVRNAGYNAWAGSVDSKLGSIVHPQEQFAKMKTNYVDKGYPVIVGEFGANVRSPELSGNDLNLHKQGRVQWHKDVVSAAKQYGLTPILWDMGNESDSGYDNMAYIRRQSSPVGKVLETDVINAMRSVYNLGNYVNTGATHVEDFITGGGTEPASSSSVPASSSSMVVPPSSSSGIAPVSSSSAIAPVSSSNIAPTSSSFTDPCDAMIPECGYMGFVDVVKNGLDAAITREGNLLRGNAASGIELFDMQGNLVRKVNAAGGTTATTMSLEGLHQGLYIAKSGKNRIKIAVK; encoded by the coding sequence ATGAAAAGGTTTGGACTTATTCTCGGCATCGCCGCGACTGTAATTACAGCAAATGCCGCCACCCTCCCGACAGCGGCGGAGCTCCAGAAGAACATGGGCATGGGTTTTAACATCGGGAACTCGATGGAAGTGCCGAACAACCCGACCCTATGGGGCAACCCCTTCCCTACGCAGGCCTTGCTCGACTCCGTGAAGGCGGCAGGCTTCAACACCGTACGCATTCCCTGCGCCTGGGACAGCCACACGAACGGCGGCAAGGTCACCGAAACATGGCTCGATTCCGTGAAGACTGTCGTCGACTATGCGATGCGCGCGGGCCTCTACACCATCTTGAACATTCACCACGAGGGTGAAGGCGGCTGGTTCCAGACAAACATCGGCACGAGCGTCAACTCGACTGTTGACAACAAGATGAAGACGTACTGGACGCAGATTGCGAACAAGTTCAAGAACTACAACGAGCGCCTGATTTTTGCGGGTGCGAACGAACCCGGCCCGAATGTGGACCCCTGGACGGCCCAGCATGTAAGCACGCTGATGCACTACTACCAGACGTTTATTGACGCAGTGCGCGCCACCGGCGGGAACAACGCCACCCGCACGCTCATTATCCAGGGCCTCAACACCGACATCGACAAGTCTGTCGCGAACGCGCCCGTAAGCACGTTCCCTAAGGACAAGGTAACAGGCTACCTGATGTTCGAGGTGCACTACTACGACCCGTACCAGTACACGCTCATGACTAAAGAAGATACCTGGGGTGACAAGCAGGTTTTTCCGCAATACTACTACGGCGACTACCAAAAATCTAGCGAGCCTGTCCGCAACGCGGGCTACAACGCCTGGGCAGGTTCTGTAGATTCCAAGCTCGGTAGCATCGTCCACCCGCAGGAACAGTTCGCCAAGATGAAGACGAACTACGTGGACAAGGGTTACCCGGTCATTGTCGGCGAATTCGGCGCCAACGTGCGCTCACCGGAACTGAGCGGCAACGACCTGAACCTCCACAAGCAGGGCCGCGTGCAGTGGCACAAGGACGTGGTTTCTGCCGCAAAGCAGTACGGGCTCACCCCGATCCTCTGGGACATGGGCAACGAGAGCGATTCCGGCTACGACAACATGGCATACATTCGCCGCCAGAGTTCCCCCGTGGGCAAGGTTCTCGAGACCGACGTCATCAATGCGATGCGCAGCGTGTACAACCTCGGCAACTACGTGAACACGGGCGCGACGCACGTGGAAGATTTTATCACGGGCGGAGGAACGGAGCCGGCATCGAGCAGCAGCGTGCCAGCATCGAGCAGCAGCATGGTCGTTCCGCCGTCTAGCAGTTCCGGAATCGCTCCTGTATCTAGCAGTTCCGCAATTGCGCCGGTATCGAGCAGCAATATTGCGCCGACCTCAAGTTCCTTTACAGACCCTTGCGATGCCATGATTCCGGAATGCGGCTACATGGGTTTCGTGGACGTGGTCAAAAACGGCCTTGACGCCGCCATCACCCGCGAAGGGAACCTGCTCAGGGGCAACGCGGCAAGCGGCATCGAACTCTTTGACATGCAGGGCAACCTGGTTCGCAAGGTGAACGCTGCCGGCGGCACAACCGCCACCACCATGAGCCTCGAAGGACTGCATCAGGGCCTCTACATCGCCAAAAGCGGCAAAAACCGTATAAAAATAGCTGTAAAGTAA